A genome region from Methanothrix sp. includes the following:
- a CDS encoding pyridoxamine 5'-phosphate oxidase family protein, with protein MSECEDLLRRCRYGRLALSYEDRPYVIPMSYVYVDKTVILHSRPSGKKIEIARRNSNVCFEVDELEGQRWRSVIVYGKAQLSGSQESKRRMFDAFMRSGIGGHGGKMFTWEMLERMDMCVWEIKAFEITGREGIW; from the coding sequence ATGAGTGAATGTGAGGATCTGCTGAGGAGATGCAGGTACGGCCGGCTCGCGCTCTCATACGAGGATCGCCCGTACGTGATACCGATGTCATATGTTTACGTGGATAAAACTGTAATACTCCACTCCAGGCCGTCAGGAAAGAAGATCGAGATCGCGAGGAGAAACAGCAATGTCTGCTTCGAGGTGGATGAGCTCGAGGGTCAGCGGTGGAGGAGCGTCATAGTCTATGGAAAAGCCCAGCTCTCAGGATCTCAGGAATCCAAGCGGAGGATGTTCGATGCCTTCATGAGAAGCGGGATCGGCGGGCATGGCGGAAAGATGTTCACCTGGGAGATGCTCGAGCGGATGGATATGTGCGTCTGGGAGATAAAGGCGTTTGAGATAACGGGAAGGGAGGGCATCTGGTAA
- a CDS encoding replication factor C large subunit — protein MTSWAEKYRPRSLDGILGNAKAVAELREWARAWEGGRPEVKCLILYGPPGVGKTSAALALASEMDWDHIELNASDQRTAEIIKSVAGPASQVSTFSGRRRLVILDEADNLHGTYDRGGAAAILKVIRDATQPVVLIANEYYDIEKPLRDACHGVQFRSIRAQTTASLLREICRSEGIECDPDAIMHIAEMSGGDLRSAINDLEAAARGLKHLRLEDVATSERDVRASIFKVLDAIFKGENARSALEATYQLDESPEDLIHWIDENLPAVYRDRELAKGFECLSRADIFLGRVKKRQNYTLWRYAAFLMTGGVRAVSSKVRRGYTQFRPPSLWKRLGQTKKARSVRDSAARKIAAHCHVSTSYARSELLHFIGALLNSKKTGPAVAATLGLNIEEIAMLTGSAPSTKKVQRIFEDAQKMIETERIAMIDRGLKTVVGEREKPEETSAKEKGKEMAQEKRQRSLFDF, from the coding sequence ATGACCAGCTGGGCCGAGAAGTACAGGCCCAGAAGCCTTGATGGCATACTGGGCAACGCAAAGGCGGTAGCCGAGCTGAGAGAATGGGCCAGGGCCTGGGAGGGGGGCAGGCCGGAGGTGAAGTGCCTGATCCTCTACGGGCCTCCAGGAGTCGGGAAAACATCCGCGGCTCTAGCGCTGGCATCGGAGATGGACTGGGACCACATAGAGCTCAACGCCAGTGATCAGCGGACCGCGGAGATAATCAAGAGCGTAGCGGGTCCGGCATCGCAGGTGAGCACGTTCTCCGGCAGAAGGAGGCTCGTGATACTTGATGAGGCTGACAACCTCCACGGCACATACGACAGGGGCGGTGCAGCAGCTATTCTTAAAGTGATAAGGGATGCGACGCAGCCAGTGGTTCTCATAGCAAACGAGTACTACGATATAGAGAAGCCGCTCAGGGACGCATGCCATGGGGTTCAGTTCCGATCGATAAGAGCGCAGACCACAGCATCGCTCCTCAGGGAGATCTGCAGGAGCGAGGGTATAGAATGCGATCCGGACGCCATAATGCATATAGCAGAGATGTCCGGAGGCGATCTGCGCAGCGCGATAAACGATCTTGAGGCTGCGGCACGTGGTCTGAAGCACCTGCGACTGGAGGACGTCGCGACCTCTGAGAGGGATGTCAGGGCTTCGATATTCAAGGTCCTCGACGCGATATTCAAGGGTGAGAACGCGAGAAGCGCGCTTGAGGCCACGTACCAGCTGGACGAGAGCCCCGAGGACCTCATACACTGGATCGATGAGAATCTGCCTGCTGTGTACAGGGATCGAGAGCTCGCAAAGGGCTTCGAATGTCTATCGAGAGCGGACATCTTCCTGGGGAGGGTTAAGAAAAGGCAGAACTACACCCTCTGGAGGTACGCCGCATTCCTGATGACCGGTGGGGTTAGAGCTGTCAGCTCGAAGGTGCGGAGGGGCTACACTCAGTTCAGGCCGCCGAGCCTCTGGAAGAGGCTGGGTCAGACGAAAAAGGCCAGATCTGTGAGGGATTCGGCTGCCAGAAAGATAGCGGCTCACTGCCATGTCAGCACATCATACGCCAGATCTGAGCTTCTCCACTTCATCGGGGCCCTGCTGAACAGCAAGAAGACCGGACCGGCGGTTGCAGCAACCCTCGGCCTGAACATCGAGGAGATCGCGATGCTGACCGGAAGCGCTCCATCCACCAAGAAGGTTCAGCGGATCTTCGAGGACGCGCAAAAGATGATAGAGACAGAGCGTATCGCAATGATAGATCGCGGCCTTAAAACTGTGGTGGGGGAGAGGGAGAAGCCAGAAGAGACATCTGCGAAGGAGAAGGGCAAAGAGATGGCTCAGGAGAAGAGGCAGAGGTCGCTCTTCGACTTCTAG
- a CDS encoding tetratricopeptide repeat protein: protein MVSVAALLQKAEEKYLDGSYEEAIEYYNRALEIDPGNTAAWCGKGMACFCLSRYEDALECYSKAIEADPGCVQAWESRAEVLFILGRCDDAISSYQEAIDRDPEYALAWIERCIGSRPADAESWRQKGLALLSMGRYEEAIEAYRVALNLDPSQARDWCILGETFQTIGRHSEALECFERALELSPSDSACWIRMGESMHSTGRYDEALDCYEEALRLDPGSVQAWHGKGIAYRAMGMASRAIEAFNSALSVDPEHAQSWYAKGITFRAMGLYEDALECFDRVLSIDPDNVSALKSRAWSLYNLGRYEEALSACKDAISLNPWDEDAWYNKGVVLKALGRYTESDMAFMRAREIRVMRLSKNRMP from the coding sequence ATGGTTTCCGTCGCTGCTCTTCTGCAGAAGGCTGAGGAGAAGTACCTCGATGGATCTTACGAGGAGGCGATAGAGTATTACAACAGGGCGCTGGAGATCGATCCCGGGAATACTGCGGCATGGTGTGGGAAGGGAATGGCCTGCTTCTGCCTTTCCCGCTATGAGGATGCCCTTGAGTGCTACAGCAAGGCCATAGAGGCTGATCCGGGGTGCGTCCAGGCCTGGGAGAGCCGCGCAGAGGTGCTCTTCATTCTGGGAAGATGCGATGATGCGATCTCCTCCTATCAGGAGGCCATAGACAGGGATCCTGAATATGCGCTTGCATGGATCGAGAGATGCATCGGTTCCAGGCCTGCGGATGCGGAGAGCTGGAGGCAGAAGGGCCTGGCGCTTCTCTCCATGGGGCGGTACGAGGAGGCGATCGAGGCCTACCGTGTGGCTCTGAATCTCGACCCCTCACAGGCCAGGGACTGGTGCATACTCGGGGAGACTTTCCAGACGATCGGGCGGCACAGCGAAGCCCTCGAGTGCTTTGAGAGGGCTCTTGAGCTCAGCCCATCGGATTCAGCGTGCTGGATCAGGATGGGCGAGTCGATGCACAGCACTGGCAGGTACGATGAGGCTCTGGACTGCTACGAGGAGGCGCTCAGGCTCGACCCGGGATCTGTCCAGGCATGGCATGGTAAGGGCATCGCCTACAGAGCCATGGGAATGGCATCAAGGGCGATAGAGGCATTCAACTCAGCCCTCTCAGTTGATCCAGAGCACGCTCAATCATGGTACGCGAAGGGCATAACATTCCGGGCCATGGGTCTATATGAGGATGCGCTGGAATGCTTTGATCGCGTTCTCAGCATCGACCCCGACAACGTATCTGCACTGAAGAGCCGTGCATGGTCCCTCTACAACCTCGGCCGGTACGAGGAGGCGCTCAGCGCATGCAAGGATGCGATATCTTTGAACCCATGGGATGAAGATGCATGGTACAACAAGGGGGTCGTGCTCAAGGCGCTGGGAAGGTACACAGAGAGCGACATGGCGTTCATGAGGGCCCGCGAGATCAGGGTCATGAGGCTCTCGAAGAACCGCATGCCATAA
- a CDS encoding GNAT family N-acetyltransferase, producing the protein MMGLEEMRSRWPEKFAPERSIFRNIHPGDRIFIGTGCAEPQHLVRSLIDYVSRYPTAFFDAEVIHVSTLGVAPYTDEKFRLNFRLDSFFIGESTRDPINRADADYTPIFLSALPELFRNGTINVDMALIQATPPDENGDMSLGISVDIMKAVIENASRVAVQVNPQMPYVHGDTLINIKDVDYVVYHEEPLLEYVESAPTELAQQIGKYVARIVEDGSTIQVGYGSIPNAVLSNLRDKKHLGVHTELLTDGIVELMKNGTVDNSMKTLDRGKTVATFCMARRETYRYLDRNPDVEFRQIDYTNNPLVIAKQRNMVAINSALEIDLTGQATAESLGGTLYSGIGGQADFMRGAAMAPGGKTILALPSTAKNGSVSRIVPCLRSCAGVTLTRGDVRYVVTEHGIAYLHGRNLRERAMALIAVAHPKFRAWLIEEAKRMNILYRDQIVLPGWQGIYPEHLEVHRVTKTGLEILMRPVRISDEPLLKDFFYSLSEESRYQRFISMRKEVPRDLLQKLTMIDYTNRMVILATLPGRERDVVIGMGQYEINKDKYTADIALAVRDDYQNQGVGSELLSYLTQLARKSGLLGFTAEVLAENNRVFRLFEKMGFEVEKINDAGIYYMKLRFRT; encoded by the coding sequence ATGATGGGGCTTGAGGAGATGCGGAGCAGGTGGCCTGAAAAGTTTGCTCCAGAGAGATCCATATTCAGGAACATACATCCAGGTGACAGGATATTCATCGGAACCGGCTGCGCAGAGCCGCAGCATCTTGTGCGCTCTCTGATCGATTACGTCAGCAGGTACCCCACAGCCTTCTTCGACGCCGAGGTAATCCACGTCTCGACCCTCGGCGTTGCGCCATACACAGATGAGAAGTTCAGGCTGAACTTCCGCCTCGATTCGTTCTTCATAGGGGAGAGCACGCGAGATCCAATAAACCGCGCTGATGCGGATTACACTCCCATATTCCTCTCAGCGCTTCCGGAGCTGTTCAGGAATGGAACGATAAATGTCGACATGGCTCTCATACAGGCCACGCCTCCGGACGAGAACGGAGATATGAGCCTTGGAATAAGTGTGGATATAATGAAGGCTGTGATCGAGAACGCATCCAGGGTTGCCGTACAGGTCAATCCTCAGATGCCGTATGTCCATGGAGACACTCTCATTAATATAAAAGATGTCGATTACGTTGTTTACCATGAGGAGCCTCTTCTGGAGTACGTGGAGAGCGCGCCGACAGAGCTTGCTCAGCAGATAGGAAAATATGTTGCAAGAATCGTGGAGGACGGGTCCACGATACAGGTCGGCTACGGAAGCATACCGAATGCTGTTCTCTCGAACCTTCGTGACAAAAAGCATCTCGGGGTTCACACAGAGCTCCTCACGGATGGCATCGTTGAGCTCATGAAGAACGGCACTGTCGACAACAGCATGAAAACCCTCGATAGGGGGAAGACCGTGGCAACCTTCTGCATGGCCCGAAGAGAGACGTACAGGTATCTCGACAGGAATCCGGATGTGGAGTTCAGGCAGATCGATTACACCAACAACCCTCTGGTCATCGCAAAACAGAGGAACATGGTCGCGATAAACAGCGCGCTCGAGATCGATCTCACAGGTCAGGCCACGGCTGAGTCCCTTGGAGGAACACTGTACAGCGGAATAGGCGGCCAGGCAGACTTCATGAGGGGCGCGGCCATGGCTCCGGGCGGCAAGACAATTCTCGCTCTGCCGTCAACAGCGAAGAATGGTAGTGTATCGAGAATCGTACCGTGTCTTAGGAGCTGTGCCGGCGTGACGCTGACAAGAGGCGATGTAAGATACGTGGTGACAGAGCACGGCATAGCTTACCTGCATGGCAGAAACCTGCGGGAGAGGGCTATGGCACTGATAGCTGTGGCGCATCCGAAGTTCAGGGCGTGGCTGATCGAAGAGGCGAAACGGATGAACATACTCTACAGGGACCAGATCGTTCTCCCGGGATGGCAGGGGATCTACCCCGAGCACCTCGAGGTCCACAGGGTAACAAAGACAGGTCTGGAGATCCTGATGCGCCCTGTGAGAATCAGCGATGAGCCACTGCTGAAGGACTTCTTCTATTCGCTCTCAGAGGAAAGCAGGTACCAGAGGTTCATCTCTATGAGAAAAGAGGTCCCAAGAGATCTGCTCCAGAAGCTCACCATGATCGACTACACAAACAGAATGGTGATACTCGCCACGCTCCCAGGCAGGGAGAGGGATGTGGTGATCGGCATGGGCCAGTATGAGATCAACAAAGATAAATACACCGCAGATATCGCGCTTGCAGTCAGGGATGACTACCAGAACCAGGGCGTGGGGAGCGAGCTTCTATCGTACCTGACACAGCTTGCGAGGAAGAGCGGCCTTCTCGGATTCACCGCAGAGGTTCTGGCAGAGAACAATCGCGTTTTCAGGCTCTTCGAGAAGATGGGTTTTGAGGTGGAGAAGATCAACGACGCAGGAATATACTACATGAAGCTCAGGTTCAGAACATGA
- a CDS encoding polyprenyl synthetase family protein, producing MKTLEGGDLEAELRRRADLISKAIDELLPVSRPEGLYDAARHLLGAGGKRLRPSLLLIAGESVGCEAARLVPAAVAIELVHNFTLIHDDIMDNASLRRGKPAVHVIWGTSGAILAGDTLYSKAFEMLARVDAPPERVLAAMDMLARTCTSICEGQWQDLEFERAESVTERDYLEMIEKKTGVLYGASAWIGATLGGAPPEVAGGLEEFGRLTGMGFQIHDDILDLTVPENVLGKRLGGDILEGKRTMIIIDALSKGVRLDIFGKGQASQDQLREAISALRRCGSIDYARRRAEEFVERGKRALDVLEDSPAKRLLLELADYMIRRGY from the coding sequence ATGAAAACCTTGGAGGGAGGAGATCTGGAGGCTGAGCTCAGGAGGCGCGCTGATCTGATATCCAAAGCCATAGATGAGCTCCTGCCAGTCTCCAGACCTGAAGGGCTGTACGACGCAGCCAGGCATCTGCTGGGAGCTGGCGGAAAGCGGCTCAGACCATCGCTGCTTCTCATAGCCGGGGAGTCAGTGGGGTGTGAGGCTGCGCGCCTGGTTCCGGCTGCTGTCGCCATAGAGCTGGTCCACAACTTCACTCTAATACACGATGACATAATGGACAACGCCTCTCTGAGGCGCGGCAAACCCGCGGTACATGTGATATGGGGGACATCCGGGGCGATACTCGCAGGCGATACCCTCTACTCGAAGGCGTTCGAGATGCTCGCCAGGGTGGACGCGCCGCCTGAGAGGGTGCTCGCTGCCATGGATATGCTCGCGAGGACATGCACTTCGATATGCGAGGGCCAGTGGCAGGACCTGGAGTTCGAGCGCGCGGAGAGCGTGACCGAGAGAGATTACCTCGAGATGATCGAGAAGAAGACAGGAGTGCTCTACGGCGCCTCTGCGTGGATCGGCGCGACTCTTGGCGGAGCCCCGCCTGAGGTGGCAGGAGGGCTCGAGGAGTTCGGCAGGCTGACGGGCATGGGGTTTCAGATACATGATGACATACTCGATCTGACCGTCCCTGAGAATGTCCTGGGAAAGAGGCTCGGCGGGGATATCCTAGAGGGAAAGAGGACAATGATAATAATAGATGCTCTCTCCAAGGGCGTGAGGCTCGATATATTCGGGAAGGGCCAGGCCAGCCAGGATCAGCTGAGGGAGGCCATCTCGGCCCTTAGGAGATGCGGATCCATAGATTATGCCAGGCGGAGGGCGGAGGAGTTCGTCGAGAGGGGGAAGCGTGCACTCGATGTACTGGAGGACTCTCCCGCGAAAAGGCTGCTTCTGGAGCTCGCGGATTACATGATACGCCGGGGTTACTGA
- a CDS encoding HAD-IC family P-type ATPase, which yields MGVIQIAELQPHSIHADDVLKQLSTSSTGLTREEAAERLERFGRNTLPRAKPLSIQMLFLRQFLSPLIYVLLAAAAVSFFLERMTDAIFILAVLLINAIIGTAQEYSAERNIESLRDLVRTYARVVREGESFEVDAEECVPGDVVLLEEGMKVPADLRLLETHALEVDESLLTGESTPVSKDASALLKWNAALGDRVNMAFAGTIVTRGRGRGVVVATGRETELGRLAGSLTDVESAKPPLTRRMEVFSANIAKAVLIAVILIIAIEVRRGMDAAQVFVQSVALAVSAIPEGLPVALTVVLAVAVNRMARRNVIVRRMVAVETLGSCDFIASDKTGTLTMNELTARLVAIPGHGFMEVTGEGISPEGEIRTAHGKPTEQEEHIIKRVVTAAALCNEAFFGMRDGRWVHHGDTVDVALLVMAHKVGVRQADITARYPMIAQIPFASERKFAATLNRVDGRLHAFVKGAPETLLEMCSSMVTIDGEAPLERDAIERCASDMANNGYRVLAIADGALESDEDFSDRRLKGLTFLGLIGMIDPLRPEAKPAVARCRKAGIEVAMVTGDHPITALAIARELGMAQGMDEVVTGPELRKAELIGKEAFDDLVRRARVFARVEPRQKLDIIQSLIRLGRTVAVTGDGANDAPAMRAAHVGVAMGKSGTDIAKESAELVITDDNFASIVAGVEEGRVAYSNVRKVIFLLVSTGAAEIVLFFLALFAAVPLPLLAVQLLWLNLVTNGIQHIGLALEPAEGDEMRRPPRPQREGIFNRIMLERILLSSIVMGGVAFGLYKYLLGTGSSLDEARNSTMLLMVLFENIQVFNSRSELRSAFSLSPTRNPTLFFGTLGAQLVHIAAMYTPWLSGVLNIGPVSLEHWARLLALALSILIAMEAYKLVRRRMSGNSHVSVTEPLD from the coding sequence GTGGGGGTTATTCAGATCGCAGAGCTGCAACCGCATTCCATACACGCAGATGATGTGCTCAAGCAGCTGAGCACCTCTTCAACGGGTCTCACCCGGGAGGAGGCGGCTGAGCGACTGGAGCGCTTCGGCAGGAACACGCTTCCGCGAGCAAAGCCTCTGAGCATACAGATGCTCTTTCTGCGGCAGTTTCTGAGCCCTCTGATCTATGTTCTCCTGGCAGCGGCTGCGGTCTCCTTCTTCCTGGAGAGGATGACAGACGCCATCTTCATCCTCGCCGTGCTCCTGATCAACGCGATCATCGGAACAGCCCAGGAGTATTCAGCCGAGCGGAACATAGAGTCTCTGAGAGATCTGGTCAGGACGTATGCACGTGTTGTCAGGGAGGGCGAGAGCTTTGAGGTGGATGCTGAGGAGTGCGTGCCCGGAGATGTGGTTCTCCTGGAGGAGGGCATGAAGGTGCCTGCCGATCTCCGCCTTCTCGAAACGCACGCTCTCGAGGTGGACGAGTCCCTGCTCACAGGAGAGTCGACTCCTGTATCAAAGGATGCATCTGCTCTGCTGAAATGGAATGCAGCCCTTGGCGATCGCGTCAACATGGCCTTCGCCGGAACCATAGTTACGCGCGGTCGTGGCAGAGGTGTGGTGGTGGCGACCGGCAGAGAGACCGAGCTGGGAAGGCTGGCCGGATCCCTGACAGACGTGGAGTCTGCGAAGCCGCCTCTGACAAGAAGAATGGAGGTATTCTCCGCGAACATAGCGAAGGCGGTACTGATAGCGGTTATTCTGATAATCGCCATCGAGGTCAGAAGGGGCATGGATGCGGCGCAGGTCTTCGTTCAGTCTGTGGCCCTTGCGGTCTCCGCTATTCCTGAGGGTCTGCCCGTGGCGCTGACTGTCGTGCTTGCGGTGGCGGTCAACCGCATGGCCCGGCGCAACGTCATCGTGCGTCGCATGGTTGCCGTGGAGACGCTCGGATCATGTGACTTCATAGCCTCCGACAAGACCGGCACACTCACGATGAACGAGCTGACTGCGCGGCTTGTAGCCATACCAGGCCACGGGTTCATGGAGGTGACGGGAGAGGGAATCTCTCCGGAGGGGGAGATCAGAACCGCCCATGGAAAACCCACCGAGCAGGAGGAGCACATCATAAAAAGAGTCGTTACTGCAGCTGCTCTCTGCAACGAGGCGTTCTTCGGGATGCGCGATGGCCGCTGGGTACACCACGGAGATACCGTCGATGTGGCGCTTCTAGTAATGGCGCACAAGGTGGGTGTTAGGCAGGCGGATATCACCGCGAGGTATCCGATGATCGCGCAGATACCGTTTGCATCTGAGAGAAAGTTCGCGGCCACGCTGAACAGGGTCGATGGCAGGCTCCATGCATTCGTCAAGGGCGCTCCTGAGACGCTGCTGGAGATGTGCAGCAGCATGGTCACAATCGATGGCGAGGCTCCGCTCGAGAGAGATGCGATCGAGAGATGCGCATCGGATATGGCGAATAACGGCTACAGGGTTCTTGCGATAGCCGATGGCGCGCTTGAAAGCGATGAGGATTTCTCTGATAGGCGGCTCAAAGGTCTCACTTTCCTCGGCCTGATCGGAATGATAGATCCGCTCAGACCAGAGGCAAAGCCCGCTGTGGCCAGATGCAGAAAGGCCGGCATAGAGGTTGCCATGGTCACCGGTGACCACCCGATCACCGCGCTGGCCATAGCCCGTGAGCTCGGAATGGCTCAGGGCATGGATGAGGTGGTGACAGGCCCTGAGCTCAGAAAGGCGGAGCTGATTGGAAAGGAAGCGTTTGACGATCTTGTGAGGAGAGCGAGGGTCTTTGCAAGGGTTGAGCCAAGACAGAAGCTGGACATAATCCAGTCCCTGATCCGCCTGGGGCGTACTGTTGCGGTAACTGGAGATGGCGCAAATGATGCACCTGCCATGCGTGCAGCCCATGTCGGCGTCGCCATGGGAAAGAGCGGGACAGATATCGCAAAGGAGAGCGCAGAGCTGGTCATAACAGACGACAACTTCGCGTCCATCGTCGCAGGCGTGGAAGAGGGCAGGGTCGCATACAGCAACGTGCGCAAGGTCATATTCCTCCTGGTATCGACAGGGGCTGCGGAGATAGTGCTGTTCTTTCTCGCACTCTTTGCAGCTGTACCCCTTCCACTGCTTGCTGTCCAGCTCCTCTGGCTAAACCTTGTGACCAACGGCATACAGCACATAGGCCTCGCCCTGGAGCCGGCCGAGGGTGATGAGATGAGGAGACCACCTAGGCCCCAGCGAGAGGGAATATTCAACAGGATAATGCTGGAGAGGATACTGCTCTCGTCCATCGTGATGGGCGGAGTTGCATTCGGACTCTACAAATACCTCCTGGGCACAGGCTCGAGCCTGGATGAGGCGAGAAACAGCACGATGCTGCTCATGGTTCTTTTCGAGAACATACAGGTCTTCAACAGCCGATCAGAGCTGCGCTCCGCGTTCAGCCTGAGCCCGACGAGAAATCCCACTCTGTTTTTTGGAACTCTTGGAGCCCAGCTGGTCCACATAGCAGCCATGTACACCCCCTGGCTCAGCGGAGTGCTGAATATCGGGCCTGTATCACTGGAACACTGGGCCAGGCTTCTGGCGCTGGCGCTTTCAATCCTCATCGCAATGGAAGCGTACAAGCTCGTCCGCCGGAGAATGTCCGGAAACTCACATGTCAGCGTAACTGAACCGCTGGATTGA
- a CDS encoding coiled-coil protein — MLAELEEKKAKLKQESLIFKEKRSQLNAEASRWAAKRNELNKETKELIEKAQELKKLRDEYNTKVAESKKLRDELNEKTNQIYAKIDEIRKKYNLSGDRSIRELRREIDHLEFRQQTEVLSPDKEKQLVERIAMLHNEFKLRKEQLEKNEELKKLLEEAQALREQASKHHEDVTRYAELAQEYHDKMIATFKEADQKRAEADAAHREFIKAQEAADEQHREFIRTQREIRDFDKIIMGLKKKSRDAREDRAKEAAKREAEEILNQFKKGEKLDTTALLRLQRAGLV, encoded by the coding sequence ATGCTTGCAGAACTGGAAGAGAAGAAGGCCAAGCTCAAACAGGAGTCGCTTATCTTCAAGGAGAAGCGCAGCCAGCTGAATGCAGAGGCCAGCAGGTGGGCTGCGAAAAGGAACGAGCTGAACAAGGAGACAAAGGAGCTCATAGAGAAGGCACAGGAGCTCAAGAAGCTTCGCGACGAGTACAACACCAAGGTCGCGGAGTCGAAGAAGCTTCGCGATGAGCTCAACGAGAAGACGAACCAGATCTACGCGAAGATCGACGAGATCCGTAAGAAGTACAACCTCTCCGGGGACAGGTCGATCCGCGAGCTCCGCAGGGAGATAGATCACCTGGAGTTCAGACAGCAGACCGAGGTGCTGAGCCCGGATAAGGAGAAGCAGCTCGTCGAGAGGATCGCGATGCTCCACAACGAGTTCAAGCTCCGCAAGGAGCAGCTCGAGAAGAACGAGGAGCTGAAGAAGCTGCTTGAGGAGGCGCAGGCTCTGCGCGAGCAGGCCTCGAAGCACCACGAGGACGTCACCAGGTACGCTGAGCTGGCCCAGGAGTATCACGACAAGATGATTGCCACGTTCAAAGAGGCGGATCAGAAGAGGGCCGAGGCCGATGCTGCGCACCGCGAGTTCATAAAGGCGCAGGAGGCGGCGGATGAGCAGCACAGAGAGTTCATAAGGACACAGAGGGAGATCCGCGATTTTGATAAGATCATCATGGGCCTCAAGAAGAAGAGCCGCGATGCCAGAGAGGATCGCGCGAAGGAAGCTGCAAAGCGCGAGGCCGAGGAGATCCTGAATCAGTTCAAGAAGGGAGAGAAGCTGGACACAACAGCCCTGCTGAGACTCCAGCGCGCTGGCCTGGTATGA